The following proteins are co-located in the Haemorhous mexicanus isolate bHaeMex1 chromosome 30, bHaeMex1.pri, whole genome shotgun sequence genome:
- the IL1B gene encoding interleukin-1 beta isoform X2, translating to MAFVPDLDTLESSSLNEETLYGPSCLCPQKKPRLELEGTSPGVGIQVTVTKGSLSRTFRQAAILVVAVTKLLKQPTRKDFADSDLGSFLDDIFEPVSFQCIKDSYTRAPVFRYTRSQSFDILDIDHKCFVLESPTQLVALHLQGPSAGQKVKLNIALYRPRSSQGAPGSGRVPVALGIKGYQLYMSCVMSGTKPVLQLEEADIRRDIESVELTRFIFYRLDSPAEGTTRFESAAFPGWFVCTSLQPRQPVGITNTPDQVNIATYELSGR from the exons ATGGCATTCGTCCCTGATTTGGACacactggagagcagcag CCTGAATGAGGAGACGTTGTATGgccccagctgcctgtgcccGCAGAAG AAGCCCCGACTGGAATTGGAGGGGACATCACCTGGGGTGGGCATCCAGGTGACGGTGACAAAAGGATCCCTTTCCAGGACCTTTCGCCAGGCTGCCATCCTGGTGGTTGCTGTCACCAAGCTCCTAAAGCAGCCGACACGCAAGGACTTCGCTGACAGTGACCTTGGCAGCTTCTTGGATGATATTTTTG AGCCTGTCTCCTTCCAGTGCATCAAGGACAGTTATACCAGGGCACCCGTTTTCCGCTATACTCGCTCCCAGTCCTTCGACATCCTGGACATTGACCACAAGTGCTTCGTACTGGAGTCACCCACCCAGCTGGTGGCCCTGCACCTGCAGGGACCCTCTGCTGGACAGAAAG TGAAGCTCAACATTGCTCTGTACCGTCCCCGGTCATCGCAGGGCGCTCCAGGGTCTGGGAGGGTGCCAGTGGCGTTGGGCATCAAGGGCTACCAGCTCTACATGTCATGTGTGATGAGTGGCACCAAGCccgtgctgcagctggag GAAGCTGACATCAGGAGGGATATTGAGAGTGTGGAGCTGACCCGCTTCATCTTTTACCGCCTGGACAGCCCAGCTGAGGGGACCACCCGCTTCGAGTCAGCCGCCTTCCCCGGCTGGTTCGTTTGCACGTCCCTGCAGCCCCGCCAGCCCGTCGGCATCACCAACACCCCAGACCAGGTGAACATTGCTACCTATGAGCTGAGCGGGCGCTGA
- the CKAP2L gene encoding cytoskeleton-associated protein 2-like — MERAGAAAQRRSQLQNCQVAKERLKCTSAKPFLKDWTNHLNPPLEPVSKLKHVNSNKKDVLGTVMEGAQEDGKLGTKSRQQTGHTALKKASNTCQRAGGVCPVLPRNNVTFPASAQTRGRLPPSSSGHLNPNTDQKPAQETVTAAAPQVGNEHTLHSLNVGLQDRLVCNKENLGPQASTSSELIRTIHSNKNSLRKERVLAHRQGRPGTSRSVLGQKGRMGNHQAKEEPDLDKFGKALPESKRMSQNTNNRTQPLQPSRFFPASSTLIHKNPGTKQGESITVRQPGTTPGGSLKQHSQPPSVRRFPTKSTTLGKPQGTTNLKSNLNQAVTLPWPRPMVKEVMDRKDMKVVAPGHTTASQGSGPKNQSHSIHNSKTHVLEDELRSRRDQIKPELPKASGMQARRVPRTPSAADRRKQLEEWLASKGRTYKRPPMMLLQKQAVKPSCRKVKATEKQENPEQRCQAKINNILTECLKLIEEGVHAEEILAVLSLVPQAEKFAKFWICQAKLLAQSGPFDVLQLYREAVSAGAEPVEELRETALNILKDAGQKLEGEKAEEPIPLEPTTPCPAERQPIASTPGVLGRPMASLPPSVKLQVTSASRGREFLEGPELKFLTPVRRSLRTESARSRYPEMLKDHDPVVSSLSEILDAEEETLFFFRKNKALPEVTELEGLSSYPPKSP, encoded by the exons ATGGAGCGGGCCGGAGCGGCGG CACAACGGAGGAGCCAGCTGCAGAACTGCCAAGTAGCCAAGGAAAGGCTAAAATGCACAAGTGCCAA ACCCTTTTTAAAGGATTGGACTAATCACCTGAATCCACCCTTAGAACCAGTCTCTAAACTCAAGCAT GTTAACAGCAACAAGAAGGATGTTCTTGGGACTGTGATGGAGGGTGCTCAGGAGGATGGCAAGCTTGGAACCAAATCCAGGCAGCAGACTGGCCATACTGCTCTGAAGAAGGCTTCAAATACGTGCCAGAGAGCAGGAGGGGTGTGTCCAGTGCTGCCAAGGAACAATGTGACATTTCCTGCTTCTGCACAGACTAGAGGCAGGCTCCCACCTTCAAGCTCTGGTCAcctaaatccaaacacagaCCAGAAGCCTGCACAGGAgactgtcactgcagcagcacctcaggTGGGAAATGAGCACACTCTGCACTCCCTGAatgtggggctgcaggacaggctggtCTGCAATAAGGAAAACCTTGGCCCACAAGCCTCCACGTCCTCAGAGCTGATCAGAACTATTCACTCCAATAAAAACAGTCTCAGGAAGGAGAGAGTCTTGGCCCACAGGCAAGGAAGACCTGGAACATCAAGGTCCGTTCTGGGTCAAAAAGGAAGAATGGGTAACCACCAGGCTAAGGAAGAGCCAGATTTGGATAAATTCGGGAAAGCCCTGCCAGAATCAAAGAGGATGTCACAAAATACAAATAACAGAACTCAGCCATTGCAGCCCTCTCGGTTCTTTCCCGCTTCTTCTACTTTGATACATAAAAACCCAGGGACAAAGCAAGGAGAAAGTATTACTGTGAGGCAACCTGGCACAACTCCAGGGGGAAGTCTtaagcagcacagccagcctccCTCAGTGAGAAGATTTCCCACTAAGTCTACCACCTTGGGCAAGCCCCAGGGGACCACAAACCTGAAATCCAACCTGAACCAAGCAGTCACTTTACCATGGCCAAGGCCCATGGTTAAAGAGGTGATGGACAGGAAGGACATGAAGGTGGTGGCTCCTGGACACACAACAGCATCCCAAGGGTCAGGTCCCAAAAACCAGTCTCACAGCATACACAACTCTAAAACTCATGTCCTTGAGGATGAGTTGAGAAGCAGGAGAGACCAGATTAAACCAGAGCTGCCAAAGGCAAGTGGCATGCAGGCTAGGCGTGTTCCAAGGACTCCATCAGCTGCAGATCGAAG GAAACAGCTGGAGGAGTGGTTGGCATCCAAAGGCAGGACATACAAGCGGCCGCCGATGATGCTGCTTCAGAAGCAGGCAGTGAAACCATCCTGCAGAAAGGTCAAGGCAACTGAGAAGCAAGAGAATCCAGAGCAGCGCTGCCAAGCAAAGATCAACAACATATTAACTGAGTGCCTGAAGCTCATTGAGGAG GGTGTCCATGCAGAGGAGATCTTGGCAGTGCTGTCCCTTGTGCCCCAGGCAGAGAAATTTGCCAAATTCTGGATCTGCCAAGCAAAGCTGCTGGCCCAGAGTGGCCCCTTTGATGTGTTACAGCTGTACAGAGAAGCAGtcagtgctggggctgag ccagTCGAAGAGCTCAGAGAAACTGCTCTCAATATTTTGAAGGATGCAGGCCAAAAACTGGAAG gagaaaaggcagaggaaCCCATTCCTCTGGAGCCTACCACGCCTTGTCCAGCTGAGAGGCAGCCCATAGCATCAACTCCAGGCGTGCTGGGGAGACCCATGGCCTCCCTCCCACCCTCAGTCAAGTTGCAGGTTACATCTGCATCCAG AGGAAGGGAATTCCTGGAAGGCCCAGAACTGAAATTTCTAACACCTGTGCGGCGCTCCCTACGGACTGAGAGCGCTCGGAGTCGCTACCCAGAGATGCTGAAGGACCATGACCCTGTGGTGTCATCCCTCAGTGAAATCCTGGATGCTGAGGAGGAGACTCTCTTCTTCTTCCGGAAAAACAAGGCTTTGCCAGAAGTGACAGAGCTGGAGGGCTTGAGTTCATATCCCCCCAAGAGCCCCTGA
- the IL1B gene encoding interleukin-1 beta isoform X1, translating into MAFVPDLDTLESSSLNEETLYGPSCLCPQKVTLWWWEWWGPRRMEARFSPYIPFLPQKPRLELEGTSPGVGIQVTVTKGSLSRTFRQAAILVVAVTKLLKQPTRKDFADSDLGSFLDDIFEPVSFQCIKDSYTRAPVFRYTRSQSFDILDIDHKCFVLESPTQLVALHLQGPSAGQKVKLNIALYRPRSSQGAPGSGRVPVALGIKGYQLYMSCVMSGTKPVLQLEEADIRRDIESVELTRFIFYRLDSPAEGTTRFESAAFPGWFVCTSLQPRQPVGITNTPDQVNIATYELSGR; encoded by the exons ATGGCATTCGTCCCTGATTTGGACacactggagagcagcag CCTGAATGAGGAGACGTTGTATGgccccagctgcctgtgcccGCAGAAGGTAACGCTGTGGTGGTGGGAGTGGTGGGGTCCACGTCGTATGGAAGCCAGGTTCTCACCCtacatcccctttcttccccagAAGCCCCGACTGGAATTGGAGGGGACATCACCTGGGGTGGGCATCCAGGTGACGGTGACAAAAGGATCCCTTTCCAGGACCTTTCGCCAGGCTGCCATCCTGGTGGTTGCTGTCACCAAGCTCCTAAAGCAGCCGACACGCAAGGACTTCGCTGACAGTGACCTTGGCAGCTTCTTGGATGATATTTTTG AGCCTGTCTCCTTCCAGTGCATCAAGGACAGTTATACCAGGGCACCCGTTTTCCGCTATACTCGCTCCCAGTCCTTCGACATCCTGGACATTGACCACAAGTGCTTCGTACTGGAGTCACCCACCCAGCTGGTGGCCCTGCACCTGCAGGGACCCTCTGCTGGACAGAAAG TGAAGCTCAACATTGCTCTGTACCGTCCCCGGTCATCGCAGGGCGCTCCAGGGTCTGGGAGGGTGCCAGTGGCGTTGGGCATCAAGGGCTACCAGCTCTACATGTCATGTGTGATGAGTGGCACCAAGCccgtgctgcagctggag GAAGCTGACATCAGGAGGGATATTGAGAGTGTGGAGCTGACCCGCTTCATCTTTTACCGCCTGGACAGCCCAGCTGAGGGGACCACCCGCTTCGAGTCAGCCGCCTTCCCCGGCTGGTTCGTTTGCACGTCCCTGCAGCCCCGCCAGCCCGTCGGCATCACCAACACCCCAGACCAGGTGAACATTGCTACCTATGAGCTGAGCGGGCGCTGA